A window of Chlorocebus sabaeus isolate Y175 chromosome 14, mChlSab1.0.hap1, whole genome shotgun sequence contains these coding sequences:
- the PDCL3 gene encoding phosducin-like protein 3 produces the protein MQDPNADTEWNDILRKKGILPPKKSLKELEEESDEEQHILQQSVVKTYEDMTLEELEDHEDEFNEEDERAIEMYRRQRLAEWKATKLKNKFGEVLEISGKDYVQEVTKAGEGMWVVLHLYKQGIPLCALINQHLSGLARKFPDVKFIKAISTTCIPNYPDRNLPTIFVYLEGDIKAQFIGPLVFGGMNLTRDELEWKLSESGAIMTDLEENPRKPIEDVLLSSVRRSVFMRRGSSSEGD, from the exons ATGCAG GACCCCAACGCAGACACTGAGTGGAATGACATCTTACGCAAAAAGGGTATCTTACCCCCCAAGAAAAGTCTGAAAGAACTGGAAGAGGAGTCCGATGAGGAACAGCACATCCTCCAGCAGTCAGTGG TGAAAACATATGAAGATATGACTTTGGAAGAGCTGGAGGATCATGAAGATGAGTTTAATGAGGAGGATGAACGTGCTATTGAAATGTACAG ACGGCAGAGACTGGCTGAGTGGAAAGCAACTAAACTGAAGAATAAATTTGGAGAAGTTTTAGAGATCTCAGGGAAGGATTATGTTCAAGAAGTTACCAAAGCTGGCGAGGGCATGTGGGTCGTCTTGCACCTTTACAAACAAGG AATTCCCCTGTGTGCCCTGATAAATCAGCACCTCAGTGGACTTGCCAGGAAGTTTCCTGATGTCAAATTTATCAAAGCCATTTCAACAACCTGCATACCCAATTATCCGGATAGGAATCTGCCCACGATATTTGTTTACCTGGAAGGAGATATCAAGGCTCAGTTTATTGGTCCCCTGGTGTTTGGCGGCATGAACCTGACAAGAGATG AATTGGAATGGAAACTGTCTGAATCTGGAGCAATTATGACGGACCTGGAGGAAAACCCCAGGAAGCCGATTGAAGACGTGTTGCTGTCCTCAGTGCGGCGCTCTGTCTTCATGAGGAGGGGCAGCAGTTCCGAGGGTGACTGA